A genomic region of Oryza glaberrima chromosome 1, OglaRS2, whole genome shotgun sequence contains the following coding sequences:
- the LOC127763698 gene encoding GATA transcription factor 12-like, with protein MEVTAEFGGAYYGGAAGREKKALQQGCGDHFAVDDLLVLPYDEEDETTREGEATGGKEEAAGFGNASADSSTITALDSCSNSFGLADGDFPGELCEPYDQLAELEWLSNYMNEGDDAFATEDLQKLQLISGIPSGGFSTASIPSAQAQAASAAASMAVQPGGFLPEAPVPAKARSKRSRAAPGNWSSRLLVLPPPPASPPSPASMAISPAESGVSAHAFPIKKPSKPAKKKDAPAPPAQAQLSSVPVNSGGSAPAAAAGEGRRCLHCETDKTPQWRTGPMGPKTLCNACGVRYKSGRLVPEYRPAASPTFMVSKHSNSHRKVLELRRQKEMHQQTPHHHQPQVAAAGGVGSLMHMQSSMLFDGVSPVVSGDDFLIHHHLRTDFRPPI; from the exons ATGGAGGTGACGGCCGAGTTCGGCGGCGCCTActacggcggcgcggcgggccgCGAGAAGAAGGCGCTGCAGCAGGGGTGCGGGGACCACTTCGCCGTGGACGACCTCCTCGTGTTGCcctacgacgaggaggatgaaaCAACAAGGGAGGGTGAGGCCACCGGCGGTAAGGAGGAGGCTGCCGGCTTTGGGAACGCGTCGGCGGACTCGTCGACCATAACGGCCCTGGATAGCTGCAGCAATTCCTTCGGCCTAGCCGACGGCGACTTCCCCGGCGAGCTGTGCGAGCCG TACGATCAACTCGCGGAGCTGGAATGGCTATCCAACTATATGAACGAGGGAGACGACGCATTCGCCACCGAGGACCTCCAGAAGCTGCAGCTCATCTCCGGCATCCCCTCCGGTGGGTTCTCGACGGCGAGCATCCCGTCGGCTCAAGCTCAAGCTGCGTCGGCGGCTGCCTCCATGGCAGTGCAGCCCGGCGGCTTCCTGCCGGAGGCCCCTGTCCCCGCCAAGGCACGAAGCAAGCGCTCCCGCGCTGCGCCTGGCAACTGGTCGTCCCGCCTGCtcgtgctgccgccgcctccggcctccccgccgTCCCCGGCATCCATGGCCATCTCGCCGGCGGAGTCTGGCGTGTCGGCGCATGCGTTCCCTATTAAGAAGCCGTCGAAGCCGGCTAAGAAAAAGgacgcgccggcgccaccggcgcAGGCGCAGCTCTCGAGCGTGCCGGTGAACTCGGGCGGCTCGGCGccagcggccgcggccggggaAGGGAGGCGGTGCCTGCATTGCGAGACTGACAAGACGCCACAGTGGAGGACGGGGCCGATGGGGCCCAAGACACTGTGCAACGCGTGCGGGGTGCGGTACAAGTCCGGGCGACTGGTGCCGGAgtaccggccggcggcgagccccaCCTTCATGGTATCGAAGCACTCCAACTCCCACCGCAAGGTGCTGGAGCTGCGCCGGCAGAAGGAGATGCACCAGCAGACGCCGCATCATCACCAGCCgcaggtggccgccgccggtggagtgGGGAGCCTAATGCACATGCAGAGCTCCATGCTGTTCGACGGAGTGTCGCCCGTCGTGAGCGGCGACGACTTCTTGATCCACCACCACCTAAGGACAGACTTCCGGCCGCCCATCTAG
- the LOC127783419 gene encoding nuclear pore complex protein NUP85, with translation MPGMLMDGGGAIVPFSGEPGHAVAAAPPVRNIRHGVAPPISRVYVSFSSGNLLQVACLRPPNPEGGGDRGAEEVSGGRVVEVNLGGGGSGPGGADAEEIDEAEMRRIEYGSVPAFALLQSRKNALVDGSGMSRLPSVSEHAEWWQYVLEYSKTIGSLLGNPDSLSAYMIDDPKMILKVKEKPTSLKAAWELLEIFFVDKQLQTWLPERLVDWLADYDSLLTKTENTIYRTLINFQKKLINLQVVEDDPDYWSGLSAALSVGWLDIVVNMLRFHGSYQLDQMDSRETENGLVEAVAVLVSTMPRMRPDLPSGKLGQCCKTRPDFIKALEKWRGQVSKLECSAFWIQCGHQKTRDGLKSLLHIMLGNIKNLTASTSHWLELFASHLLYIRPFTVGFEGMHQLAQKCIQLKPSADNSGLTGLLTGILSENTEVVLAECTKNFGPWMVTHAMELLTADNDYADMMLHEEKPNFGGISIEELHRLVYAQVLCSHALTWQIAPTYLSSCLNQGLGLLEILLLKQPIQDNRVVLKTLEICRLYELENVSTNIMKIAGIYHWKHGRKGTGVYWFQQANDKVRLDRIAQQLFEHIGKSVTDDSFKQWEGLLELLGSDIGSAGGLEFLHRYRDFKRSLQMAQEGRTGESVRQTVEFLIQLMRNPSTPQRFWLPLLHDSVRLLNCKPCPLLNVAETTLLLNKLQELSLAKLRPDFSNIHLPIHALNSVRLALASNLARAILEEP, from the exons ATGCCAGGGATGctgatggacggcggcggcgccatcgtgCCGTTCTCGGGAGAACCAGGccacgcggtggcggcggccccgCCCGTGCGGAACATCCGCCACGGCGTGGCCCCGCCCATCTCCCGCGTCTACGTTTCCTTTTCTAGCGGCAACCTCCTGCAGGTCGCCTGCCTCCGCCCACCGAATCCGGAGGGTGGCGGAGACCGTGGGGCGGAGGAGGTCTCCGGGGGGAGAGTGGTGGAGGTAAACCTCGGAGGTGGCGGTAGCGGGCCTGGCGGCGCGGATGCGGAGGAGATCGATGAGGCGGAAATGCGGAGGATCGAGTACGGGTCGGTACCGGCGTTTGCGCTGCTTCAGAGCAGGAAGAACGCGCTCGTAGACGGCTCCGGTATGTCGCGCTTGCCCTCAGTCTCGGAGCACGCAGAATG GTGGCAATATGTGCTTGAATACAGTAAAACCATCGGTAGTCTCCTTGGGAACCCAGATTCTCTTTCTGCTTACATGATTGATGACCCAAAGATGATCCTTAAG GTCAAGGAGAAGCCTACTAGTTTAAAGGCTGCGTGGGAGTTGCTAGAGATATTCTTTGTTGATAAACAGTTGCAAACTTGGCTTCCAGAGCGTCTTGTTGATTGGTTAGCC GACTATGACAGCCTCTTGACCAAGACAGAGAACACGATATATCGCACGCTGATCAATTTCCAGAAAAAGCTCATCAACCTGCAG GTTGTTGAAGATGATCCTGATTATTGGAGTGGATTATCAGCAGCTCTATCGGTTGGATGGCTCGATATTGTG gtgAATATGCTACGTTTTCATGGATCATACCAATTGGATCAGATGGACAGCCGTGAG ACAGAAAATGGGTTGGTTGAAGCTGTTGCTGTTCTTGTGTCAACAATGCCACGCATGCGACCAGATTTGCCATCGGGTAAATTAGGCCAGTGTTGTAAAACAAGACCAGATTTTATAAAG GCGTTGGAAAAATGGCGAGGTCAAGTAAGTAAACTGGAGTGCAGTGCATTCTGGATTCAGTGCGGTCACCAAAAAACTCGTGATGGTCTGAAGAGTTTGCTTCATATTATGTTGGGGAACATAAAGAACCTCACTGCTTCTACTTCACATTGGCTGGAGCTCTTTGCTTCTCATTTACTTTATataaggccattcacagtg GGTTTTGAAGGGATGCATCAGTTAGCACAAAAGTGCATACAGCTTAAACCGTCTGCTGACAATAGCGGATTGACAGGCCTCCTTACTGGTATCCTTTCAGAAAATACAGAG GTTGTCTTGGCTGAATGCACAAAAAATTTTGGTCCTTG GATGGTCACACATGCTATGGAGCTGCTGACTGCTGACAATGACTATGCGGATATGATGTTGCATGAAGAGAAGCCTAACTTCGGTGGTATAAGCATAGAGGAGCTGCACAGGCTTGTTTATGCTCAAGTTTTGTGCTCTCATGCTTTAACATGGCAG ATTGCACCAACTTATCTGTCCTCATGTCTAAACCAAGGCCTAGGGCTGTTGGAGATTCTGCTTCTGAAGCAACCCATACAAGATAATCGTGTTGTATTGAAG ACTTTGGAAATTTGCCGCTTGTATGAGCTGGAGAATGTTAGTACAAATATCATGAAG ATTGCTGGCATTTATCATTGGAAACATGGTAGGAAAGGAACTGGAGTTTACTGGTTCCAGCAAGCTAATGATAAAGTTCGTCTTGACAGAATTGCTCAACAATTATTCGAACATATTGGCAAGTCGGTCACAGATGATAGTTTTAAG CAATGGGAGGGGCTGCTTGAGTTACTAGGTTCTGACATCGGTAGTGCAGGTGGTCTTGAGTTCCTTCACAG GTACCGAGATTTCAAAAGGTCCCTTCAGATGGCACAAGAAGGAAGGACTGGCGAGTCTGTTCGGCAAACCGTGGAGTTTCTTATACAG CTGATGAGAAATCCTTCTACACCTCAACGTTTCTGGCTACCGCTTTTACATGACTCG GTGAGGCTTCTCAATTGCAAACCCTGCCCATTGTTAAATGTTGCTGAAACGACTTTGTTGCTCAACAAGCTACAAGAACTGTCATTGGCCAAACTTCGGCCTGACTTTTCCAACATTCACCTACCAATCCATGCATTGAACTCCGTCAGATTAGCTCTAGCATCAAACCTTGCGCGTGCAATTCTTGAAGAACCTTAA